In Triplophysa rosa linkage group LG18, Trosa_1v2, whole genome shotgun sequence, a genomic segment contains:
- the slc16a5a gene encoding monocarboxylate transporter 6, protein MAPKQPSSIEEQCEPESEEGEKTGPGLPSEHPLAYDAPDGGWGWVVLLATIVVLALTLAFPSCISIFYLDLQVAFNATNSETSWVPSIMTSALHVGGPLCSVLVERFGCRATVIFGGVLSGVGMAASSFSNSMVELYITTGIITGLGFCFSFQPAVTILGHYFVRRRPFANAMSSTGTALGLCALPFLGDYLHHELGWRGSFLVLGAVLFNCCVCGAVMRPLRPRKSEAMRNGPRAISETGLKVRVLAMIRSFPSSLRRNMAFDLFSSNLRFRVFSLGITWMMLGFVVPLIYLVPYATINKMDQSRAALLLSIMGFVNIFVRPPIGVLFSLPWFKGRHIYVFSAALVINGLSNSICCIGASFQVLLAYVLVYGISMSVVGSLMFTVMMDIVEMSRFPSALGLLSIMESVTLLIGPPLAGKLIDRTQVFTYVFLACSVSVTLSALFLMISFYWLDRRDAAQKDNGSPAEPAVTLSTEGQYSIVPTGGVNSPS, encoded by the exons ATGGCCCCTAAACAACCTTCAAGCATTGAAGAGCAATGTGAGCCTGAATCTGAGGAGGGAGAAAAAACAGGACCCGGACTCCCTTCAGAACATCCACTTGCCTATGATGCTCCGGATGGAGGCTGGGGATGGGTGGTTCTGCTCGCCACCATCGTTGTCTTAGCTCTCACGCTGGCCTTTCCCTCCTGCATCAGCATCTTCTACTTGGATCTACAGGTGGCTTTTAATGCCACCAACAGCGAGACGTCTTGGGTGCCTTCAATAATGACATCAGCTTTACATGTTGGAG GTCCTCTATGTAGTGTACTGGTGGAACGCTTCGGTTGCCGGGCAACGGTGATCTTCGGGGGTGTTTTGAGTGGTGTGGGGATGGCAGCCAGCTCCTTTTCAAATTCCATGGTTGAGTTATACATCACTACTGGGATCATAACAG GTTTGGGTTTCTGCTTCAGCTTTCAGCCTGCCGTCACCATACTCGGACATTACTTTGTGCGTCGTCGTCCATTCGCAAATGCGATGTCCTCCACTGGCACCGCTCTGGGCCTGTGTGCATTGCCCTTTTTAGGAGACTATCTGCACCATGAACTTGGCTGGAGAGGGAGCTTTTTGGTGCTCGGCGCTGTGCTGTTCAACTGCTGTGTTTGTGGGGCTGTCATGAGACCGCTCAGGCCCAGAAAATCAGAGGCGATGAGGAACGGCCCCAGAGCCATCTCAGAAACGGGGCTGAAAGTGCGAGTGTTGGCAATGATTCGAAGTTTCCCATCATCTCTCAGACGAAACATGGCCTTTGACCTGTTCAGCAGTAACCTTCGATTTCGTGTTTTTTCATTGGGCATCACTTGGATGATGCTGGGGTTTGTGGTGCCACTTATATACCTAGTCCCTTACGCAACGATTAATAAAATGGATCAAAGCCGCGCCGCCCTGCTGCTCTCCATCATGGGCTTTGTCAACATTTTTGTGCGACCCCCCATTGGAGTGCTCTTCAGCCTGCCCTGGTTCAAAGGTCGCCACATCTACGTGTTCTCAGCCGCGCTGGTGATAAACGGACTCAGTAACAGTATTTGTTGCATTGGCGCTAGTTTTCAGGTGCTGTTAGCGTACGTGCTTGTGTATGGAATTTCAATGAGCGTGGTCGGATCGCTGATGTTCACCGTTATGATGGACATAGTGGAGATGAGCCGGTTCCCGTCTGCGCTCGGCCTGCTGTCAATCATGGAAAGCGTCACACTGTTGATAGGACCTCCACTCGCAG GAAAACTAATTGACAGGACTCAAGTCTTCACATATGTGTTTCTGGCCTGCAGCGTCTCAGTGACCTTATCAGCTCTGTTCCTTATGATTTCGTTTTACTGGCTGGACCGCCGTGACGCTGCCCAGAAGGACAATGGTTCTCCAGCTGAGCCTGCTGTTACTCTATCCACTGAAGGCCAGTACAGTATTGTGCCTACAGGTGGGGTAAATTCCCCATCTtaa
- the tap2t gene encoding antigen peptide transporter 2 — MIPKAHSIISMTTLTARVYLLCCDLVLWACVWAVLLRLDGEGSLDLRCLWDFRVISWAGLYLLSTLVADNTVQPFLKPWVALLSFLPAVFDTVQTMLQGTVRGFSPVPDPGMVVLSSATSTLIYVVMETAFPHGGSVKGSRKKKRDEKAKALLMRVIRYSRPDSLHLGAAFIFLSLAALFETFIPYSIGKVVDHLSGKYQHNNFLWAIGLMALCSLGSSMFSGLRGGMFMCSLGRLNKRIRHMLFQNLMKQEINFFEENKPGSLTSRLISDTDRMGRSVAMNVNVLLRSLVKTCGMLYFMLGLSWQLTLLTCIEMPLLAFIQNAYNNLYQKTSREIQDCNAEIAELATSVIGSMKTVRSCKGEAQEQRRYERALNRKLQVLTRKGICSNVHLLIRRFITVGLKVAMLIQGRNLISTGQLSSGSLLAFVFYQKDMVTNMKQLVYIYGDMLNTVGSAVKVFQLLDRKPRMREEKGLAPEKLKGKLTFEKVTFSYSSRPDNKALESVTLELSPGKVTALVGPSGGGKTSCVCLLQRFYEPQDGEVFLDGEPLYRYQHQYFHQKVAMVSQDPVLFSGSVRYNIEYGLQDCTIERVEEAARKANAHDFICKLEQKYDTDVGECGDQLSAGQKQCIALARALIRNPQILILDEATSHMDCSTQQAIQDVLNNITDQTVLVIAHRLETVEKAHHIIFMEDGRVMEEGTHQQLMANEKGRYYRLKEKLFHTEPHPRD; from the exons ATGATCCCAAAGGCTCACTCCATAATATCCATGACAACATTAACAGCACGTGTGTATCTGCTGTGCTGTGATCTCGTCCTCTGGGCTTGTGTTTGGGCTGTGCTGCTGAGGTTGGATGGAGAAGGCAGTCTGGATTTAAGATGCCTGTGGGATTTCAGAGTCATCAGCTGGGCTGGGCTTTATTTACTGAGCACACTGGTCGCTGACAACACTGTCCAGCCTTTCCTGAAGCCATGGGTTGCTTTATTAAGTTTCTTACCTGCAGTGTTTGACACTGTGCAGACGATGCTGCAGGGGACTGTAAGAGGTTTCAGCCCTGTTCCTGATCCGGGCATGGTGGTCCTGAGCTCTGCCACATCAACTCTTATATATGTGGTGATGGAGACGGCCTTCCCACATGGTGGATCAGTAAAGGGTTCCAGAAAGAAGAAAAGGGATGAAAAGGCAAAGGCGCTACTGATGAGAGTGATTCGCTACTCCAGACCAGACTCCCTTCATCTGGGGGCTGCCTTTATTTTTCTCAGTCTGGCTGCCTTGT ttGAGACATTCATCCCATACAGTATTGGGAAGGTTGTTGACCACCTGAGTGGAAAATATCAACACAACAACTTCTTGTGGGCTATTGGACTCATGGCACTTTGCTCACTAGGAAg TTCTATGTTCAGCGGTCTGCGTGGAGGAATGTTCATGTGTAGCCTCGGCAGACTCAACAAGAGAATTCGACATATGCTGTTCCAGAATCTTATGAAGCAGGAGATCAACTTTTTTGAAGAAAACAAACCAG gaAGTCTTACTTCACGTTTGATCTCTGACACGGATAGGATGGGACGTTCCGTGGCCATGAACGTAAACGTGTTACTGCGCAGTCTGGTGAAAACATGCGGCATGCTGTACTTTATGCTGGGCCTGTCCTGGCAGTTAACACTCCTCACGTGCATCGAGATGCCACTTCTTGCTTTCATTCAGAATGCTTATAACAACCTCTACCAG AAAACATCCAGAGAGATTCAGGACTGCAATGCAGAGATTGCAGAGTTGGCGACTTCTGTTATCGGGTCAATGAAGACGGTACGCAGTTGTAAAGGGGAGGCTCAGGAGCAGAGGAGATATGAACGGGCCCTAAACAGAAAGCTCCAAGTTTTGACACGAAAGGGCATCTGCAGTAATGTTCACCTCTTAATACGAAGG TTTATTACAGTGGGCTTGAAAGTAGCAATGTTGATCCAAGGTCGTAATCTCATCTCCACCGGACAGCTAAGCAGCGGCAGCCTCCTTGCGTTTGTGTTTTATCAGAAGGACATGGTGACCAACATGAAG CAACTGGTGTATATCTATGGAGACATGTTGAACACTGTGGGCTCAGCAGTGAAGGTCTTTCAGCTGCTCGACAGGAAGCCGAGGATGAGAGAGGAAAAAGGTCTTGCCCCTGAGAAACTGAAGGGAAAACTGACCTTTGAGAAGGTCACTTTTTCTTACAGCTCACGCCCTGATAATAAAGCACTTGAG TCTGTGACTTTGGAATTGAGTCCAGGGAAGGTGACAGCGCTGGTGGGGCCCTCTGGTGGTGGCAAGACCTCTTGTGTATGCTTGCTGCAAAGATTCTATGAACCCCAGGATGGTGAAGTGTTTCTGGATGGAGAACCTCTATATCGCTATCAACACCAATACTTCCATCAAAAG GTGGCGATGGTATCCCAGGATCCAGTGCTATTCTCTGGTTCTGTGAGATATAATATTGAGTATGGCTTGCAGGACTGCACTATCGAAAGAGTCGAAGAAGCTGCTCGGAAAGCCAACGCACACGACTTTATATGCAAACTGGAACAGAAATATGACACGG ATGTTGGTGAATGTGGTGACCAGCTGTCTGCAGGACAGAAGCAGTGTATTGCTCTAGCCAGAGCTCTGATAAGAAACCCACAGATTCTCATCTTAGATGAGGCAACCAGTCACATGGACTGTAGCACACAACAAGCA ATCCAAGATGTGCTCAATAACATCACAGATCAGACAGTATTGGTGATAGCTCACCGTTTGGAGACTGTGGAAAAAGCACATCACATTATCTTTATGGAGGACGGGAGGGTTATGGAAGAAGGAACTCACCAGCAACTGATGGCCAATGAGAAAGGAAGATATTATCGACTTAAGGAAAAACTCTTTCATACTGAGCCACATCCAAGAGACTGA